One Cicer arietinum cultivar CDC Frontier isolate Library 1 chromosome 8, Cicar.CDCFrontier_v2.0, whole genome shotgun sequence DNA segment encodes these proteins:
- the LOC101503169 gene encoding AMSH-like ubiquitin thioesterase 2 isoform X1, with protein MEFHISFLDHKVTKSSPSPALCCVEAVPQDEQNSHITAFNSGDGSTNSDNESSSSKNVRDVHISMRLMEDFLDLAKENTDKDLETCGILGAFLENGTLYMTTLIIPKQESASNSCQATNEEEVFTILNERSLYPVGWIHTHPSQSCFMSSVDLHTQYSYQAMIPEAFAIVMAPNDTSRSCGLFRLTEPDGMNILRDCPEKGFHPHKEPDNGNLVYDHCSNVYKNANLRIYYCSALLNISS; from the exons ATGGAATTCCATATATCCTTTTTAGATCATAAAGTAACTAAGTCCTCACCATCCCCTGCACTCTGTTGTGTAGAGGCAGTACCTCAAGATGAACAAAATTCTCATATTACAGCTTTTAATTCAGGAGATGGATCAACAAACTCAGATAATGAATCATCTTCATCAAAGAACGTGCGAGATGTACATATT TCGATGCGGTTAATGGAGGACTTTCTTGATCTTGCTAAAGAAAATACAGATAAGGATTTGGAAACATGTGGTATACTTGGTGCCTTTCTT GAGAATGGAACCCTTTATATGACTACACTAATCATACCAAAGCAGGAATCAGCATCTAATTCT TGTCAAGCCACAAATGAGGAGGAAGTTTTCACAATTCTAAATGAAAGATCCCTTTATCCTGTGGGATGGATCCAT ACACACCCTTCTCAAAGTTGCTTCATGTCATCAGTGGATCTTCACACTCAATATTCCTACCAG GCAATGATTCCTGAGGCGTTTGCCATTGTAATGGCACCAAATGATACCTCAAG GAGCTGTGGACTCTTTCGCCTAACCGAACCCGATGGGATGAATATTCTAAGAGATTGTCCAGAGAAGGGATTTCATCCACACAAAGAACCAGATAATGGCAACCTTGTGTATGATCACTGCTCCAATGTGTACAAAAACGCCAATCTaag AATCTACTATTGTAGTGCACTTCTAAATATCAGTAGTTAA
- the LOC101503169 gene encoding AMSH-like ubiquitin thioesterase 2 isoform X2, which yields MEFHISFLDHKVTKSSPSPALCCVEAVPQDEQNSHITAFNSGDGSTNSDNESSSSKNVRDVHISMRLMEDFLDLAKENTDKDLETCGILGAFLENGTLYMTTLIIPKQESASNSCQATNEEEVFTILNERSLYPVGWIHTHPSQSCFMSSVDLHTQYSYQAMIPEAFAIVMAPNDTSRSCGLFRLTEPDGMNILRDCPEKGFHPHKEPDNGNLVYDHCSNVYKNANLRFEIFDLR from the exons ATGGAATTCCATATATCCTTTTTAGATCATAAAGTAACTAAGTCCTCACCATCCCCTGCACTCTGTTGTGTAGAGGCAGTACCTCAAGATGAACAAAATTCTCATATTACAGCTTTTAATTCAGGAGATGGATCAACAAACTCAGATAATGAATCATCTTCATCAAAGAACGTGCGAGATGTACATATT TCGATGCGGTTAATGGAGGACTTTCTTGATCTTGCTAAAGAAAATACAGATAAGGATTTGGAAACATGTGGTATACTTGGTGCCTTTCTT GAGAATGGAACCCTTTATATGACTACACTAATCATACCAAAGCAGGAATCAGCATCTAATTCT TGTCAAGCCACAAATGAGGAGGAAGTTTTCACAATTCTAAATGAAAGATCCCTTTATCCTGTGGGATGGATCCAT ACACACCCTTCTCAAAGTTGCTTCATGTCATCAGTGGATCTTCACACTCAATATTCCTACCAG GCAATGATTCCTGAGGCGTTTGCCATTGTAATGGCACCAAATGATACCTCAAG GAGCTGTGGACTCTTTCGCCTAACCGAACCCGATGGGATGAATATTCTAAGAGATTGTCCAGAGAAGGGATTTCATCCACACAAAGAACCAGATAATGGCAACCTTGTGTATGATCACTGCTCCAATGTGTACAAAAACGCCAATCTaaggtttgaaatatttgatttacgCTAA
- the LOC101502849 gene encoding carbonic anhydrase 2 isoform X1 — protein MARAIKKCMMLCCTSKIATQKEDMAAESYEETIATLTRLLQEKAELGGVAAAKIKELTAELEAAGSKPFNPDERIRSGFIHFKTEKFEKNPDLYGELAKGQSPKFMVFACSDSRVCPSHILDFQPGEAFVVRNIANMVPPYDKTKYSGAGAAIEYAVLHLKVENIVVIGHSCCGGIKGLMSIPDDGTTASDFIEQWVQICNPARSKVKAETSSLSFSEQCTNCEKEAVNVSLGNLLTYPFVRDAVVNKTLALKGAHYNFVNGTFELWDLNFNLLPSVSI, from the exons ATGGCTAGGGCAATAAAAAAGTGCATGATGCTGTGTTGTACAAGCAAGATTGCCACG CAGAAAGAAGATATGGCTGCAGAATCATACGAGGAAACCATCGCAACGCTTACCAGGCTTCTCCA agAGAAAGCTGAACTCGGTGGCGTCGCCGCCGCAAAGATTAAGGAACTGACGGCGGAGTTAGAAGCTGCCGGTTCGAAACCGTTTAACCCGGACGAGAGGATCCGATCCGGATTCATACATTTCAAAACGGAGAAATTCGA GAAAAATCCTGATCTGTACGGTGAACTAGCCAAAGGCCAGAGCCCAAAG TTTATGGTATTTGCTTGCTCAGATTCGAGAGTTTGCCCTTCCCACATTCTGGATTTCCAACCAGGGGAAGCCTTTGTGGTCCGAAACATCGCCAACATGGTTCCACCCTACGACAAG ACCAAGTATTCGGGAGCAGGGGCGGCCATTGAATATGCGGTTTTGCATTTAAAg GTGGAGAATATTGTAGTTATTGGACACAGCTGCTGTGGAGGTATAAAGGGGCTCATGTCTATCCCAGATGATGGGACCACTGCAAG TGATTTCATTGAACAATGGGTCCAAATATGTAATCCAGCAAGGTCCAAGGTTAAAGCAGAAACAAGCAGCTTAAGCTTCTCAGAGCAGTGTACAAACTGTGAGAAG GAAGCTGTGAATGTATCACTTGGGAACTTATTGACTTATCCATTTGTGAGAGATGCGGTTGTGAACAAAACACTTGCATTGAAAGGAGCACATTACAATTTTGTTAATGGAACTTTTGAGCTGTGGGATTTGAACTTCAACCTTTTGCCCTCTGTATCCATTTAA
- the LOC101502849 gene encoding carbonic anhydrase 2 isoform X2, whose translation MARAIKKCMMLCCTSKIATKEDMAAESYEETIATLTRLLQEKAELGGVAAAKIKELTAELEAAGSKPFNPDERIRSGFIHFKTEKFEKNPDLYGELAKGQSPKFMVFACSDSRVCPSHILDFQPGEAFVVRNIANMVPPYDKTKYSGAGAAIEYAVLHLKVENIVVIGHSCCGGIKGLMSIPDDGTTASDFIEQWVQICNPARSKVKAETSSLSFSEQCTNCEKEAVNVSLGNLLTYPFVRDAVVNKTLALKGAHYNFVNGTFELWDLNFNLLPSVSI comes from the exons ATGGCTAGGGCAATAAAAAAGTGCATGATGCTGTGTTGTACAAGCAAGATTGCCACG AAAGAAGATATGGCTGCAGAATCATACGAGGAAACCATCGCAACGCTTACCAGGCTTCTCCA agAGAAAGCTGAACTCGGTGGCGTCGCCGCCGCAAAGATTAAGGAACTGACGGCGGAGTTAGAAGCTGCCGGTTCGAAACCGTTTAACCCGGACGAGAGGATCCGATCCGGATTCATACATTTCAAAACGGAGAAATTCGA GAAAAATCCTGATCTGTACGGTGAACTAGCCAAAGGCCAGAGCCCAAAG TTTATGGTATTTGCTTGCTCAGATTCGAGAGTTTGCCCTTCCCACATTCTGGATTTCCAACCAGGGGAAGCCTTTGTGGTCCGAAACATCGCCAACATGGTTCCACCCTACGACAAG ACCAAGTATTCGGGAGCAGGGGCGGCCATTGAATATGCGGTTTTGCATTTAAAg GTGGAGAATATTGTAGTTATTGGACACAGCTGCTGTGGAGGTATAAAGGGGCTCATGTCTATCCCAGATGATGGGACCACTGCAAG TGATTTCATTGAACAATGGGTCCAAATATGTAATCCAGCAAGGTCCAAGGTTAAAGCAGAAACAAGCAGCTTAAGCTTCTCAGAGCAGTGTACAAACTGTGAGAAG GAAGCTGTGAATGTATCACTTGGGAACTTATTGACTTATCCATTTGTGAGAGATGCGGTTGTGAACAAAACACTTGCATTGAAAGGAGCACATTACAATTTTGTTAATGGAACTTTTGAGCTGTGGGATTTGAACTTCAACCTTTTGCCCTCTGTATCCATTTAA
- the LOC101502849 gene encoding carbonic anhydrase 2 isoform X3 has product MAAESYEETIATLTRLLQEKAELGGVAAAKIKELTAELEAAGSKPFNPDERIRSGFIHFKTEKFEKNPDLYGELAKGQSPKFMVFACSDSRVCPSHILDFQPGEAFVVRNIANMVPPYDKTKYSGAGAAIEYAVLHLKVENIVVIGHSCCGGIKGLMSIPDDGTTASDFIEQWVQICNPARSKVKAETSSLSFSEQCTNCEKEAVNVSLGNLLTYPFVRDAVVNKTLALKGAHYNFVNGTFELWDLNFNLLPSVSI; this is encoded by the exons ATGGCTGCAGAATCATACGAGGAAACCATCGCAACGCTTACCAGGCTTCTCCA agAGAAAGCTGAACTCGGTGGCGTCGCCGCCGCAAAGATTAAGGAACTGACGGCGGAGTTAGAAGCTGCCGGTTCGAAACCGTTTAACCCGGACGAGAGGATCCGATCCGGATTCATACATTTCAAAACGGAGAAATTCGA GAAAAATCCTGATCTGTACGGTGAACTAGCCAAAGGCCAGAGCCCAAAG TTTATGGTATTTGCTTGCTCAGATTCGAGAGTTTGCCCTTCCCACATTCTGGATTTCCAACCAGGGGAAGCCTTTGTGGTCCGAAACATCGCCAACATGGTTCCACCCTACGACAAG ACCAAGTATTCGGGAGCAGGGGCGGCCATTGAATATGCGGTTTTGCATTTAAAg GTGGAGAATATTGTAGTTATTGGACACAGCTGCTGTGGAGGTATAAAGGGGCTCATGTCTATCCCAGATGATGGGACCACTGCAAG TGATTTCATTGAACAATGGGTCCAAATATGTAATCCAGCAAGGTCCAAGGTTAAAGCAGAAACAAGCAGCTTAAGCTTCTCAGAGCAGTGTACAAACTGTGAGAAG GAAGCTGTGAATGTATCACTTGGGAACTTATTGACTTATCCATTTGTGAGAGATGCGGTTGTGAACAAAACACTTGCATTGAAAGGAGCACATTACAATTTTGTTAATGGAACTTTTGAGCTGTGGGATTTGAACTTCAACCTTTTGCCCTCTGTATCCATTTAA